From a region of the Sesamum indicum cultivar Zhongzhi No. 13 linkage group LG3, S_indicum_v1.0, whole genome shotgun sequence genome:
- the LOC105159570 gene encoding uncharacterized protein LOC105159570 isoform X3, whose translation MEVVEATNDFQDWDVVQSNSGSESASVNSFDEIDSGGLIQTNYFSLDAHNQYGQDLDDKKSSAPSWVDPRLEEKPARYLNLESGEFWSDSSTQRSDDRKFSDEVAFSLNEKKKVGFQGIREVDEEKCATMVELGRSYSDSNGIEVGSAKLNDSVENPEVGVGGHVNLHDELEILGKEKNENEKIGCGSEVIHENVEKRRGEPEKRGSAWWKMPMEFLRYCVFRVSPVWTGSVVAAALGFVILGRRLYKMKNGTKGLQIKVTVDDKLVVSIITPRKEGKQKLAVSVVKVLWTLNGWST comes from the exons ATGGAAGTCGTGGAGGCTACCAATGATTTTCAAGACTGGGATGTCGTTCAGTCCAACTCGGGTTCTGAATCGGCTTCGGTTAACTCGTTCGATGAAATTGATTCTGGAGGCTTAATACAGACCAATTATTTCTCGTTAGACGCTCATAACCAGTATGGGCAGGATTTGGACGATAAAAAATCGAGTGCACCAAGTTGGGTTGATCCGAGGTTGGAGGAGAAACCCGCTAGGTACCTTAATCTGGAGTCCGGTGAGTTCTGGTCCGATTCCAGCACACAACGGTCCGATGACCGCAAGTTCAGCGATGAAGTGGCTTTCTCCCTGAACGAGAAGAAAAAGGTGGGCTTTCAAGGAATTAGGGAAGTAGATGAGGAAAAATGCGCAACGATGGTGGAGTTGGGGAGATCATATTCGGATTCAAATGGAATTGAAGTGGGTTCTGCGAAACTTAATGACTCTGTGGAGAATCCTGAAGTGGGTGTGGGAGGCCACGTTAATTTGCATGATGAGTTGGAGATTTTaggcaaagaaaaaaatgaaaatgagaagATTGGATGCGGGAGCGAAGTTATCCATGAGAATGTGGAAAAGAGACGAGGTGAGCCTGAAAAGAGGGGCTCGGCATGGTGGAAGATGCCAATGGAGTTTCTACGGTACTGTGTCTTTCGAGTGAGTCCGGTGTGGACAGGCTCTGTGGTCGCGGCTGCATTGGGGTTTGTGATTTTGGGGCGCAGGTTGTATAAGATGAAGAACGGGACTAAGGGATTGCAGATTAAGGTTACTGTTGATGACAAG CTAGTGGTGTCCATAATTACCccaagaaaagaaggaaaacaaaagcTAGCGGTTTCCGTTGTAAAGGTACTGTGGACTTTAAATGGCTGGAGTACTTGA
- the LOC105159570 gene encoding uncharacterized protein LOC105159570 isoform X1 — protein MEVVEATNDFQDWDVVQSNSGSESASVNSFDEIDSGGLIQTNYFSLDAHNQYGQDLDDKKSSAPSWVDPRLEEKPARYLNLESGEFWSDSSTQRSDDRKFSDEVAFSLNEKKKVGFQGIREVDEEKCATMVELGRSYSDSNGIEVGSAKLNDSVENPEVGVGGHVNLHDELEILGKEKNENEKIGCGSEVIHENVEKRRGEPEKRGSAWWKMPMEFLRYCVFRVSPVWTGSVVAAALGFVILGRRLYKMKNGTKGLQIKVTVDDKKVSQVISHAARLNEAFSVVKRVPVVRPSLPSVGIITWPVMSLK, from the exons ATGGAAGTCGTGGAGGCTACCAATGATTTTCAAGACTGGGATGTCGTTCAGTCCAACTCGGGTTCTGAATCGGCTTCGGTTAACTCGTTCGATGAAATTGATTCTGGAGGCTTAATACAGACCAATTATTTCTCGTTAGACGCTCATAACCAGTATGGGCAGGATTTGGACGATAAAAAATCGAGTGCACCAAGTTGGGTTGATCCGAGGTTGGAGGAGAAACCCGCTAGGTACCTTAATCTGGAGTCCGGTGAGTTCTGGTCCGATTCCAGCACACAACGGTCCGATGACCGCAAGTTCAGCGATGAAGTGGCTTTCTCCCTGAACGAGAAGAAAAAGGTGGGCTTTCAAGGAATTAGGGAAGTAGATGAGGAAAAATGCGCAACGATGGTGGAGTTGGGGAGATCATATTCGGATTCAAATGGAATTGAAGTGGGTTCTGCGAAACTTAATGACTCTGTGGAGAATCCTGAAGTGGGTGTGGGAGGCCACGTTAATTTGCATGATGAGTTGGAGATTTTaggcaaagaaaaaaatgaaaatgagaagATTGGATGCGGGAGCGAAGTTATCCATGAGAATGTGGAAAAGAGACGAGGTGAGCCTGAAAAGAGGGGCTCGGCATGGTGGAAGATGCCAATGGAGTTTCTACGGTACTGTGTCTTTCGAGTGAGTCCGGTGTGGACAGGCTCTGTGGTCGCGGCTGCATTGGGGTTTGTGATTTTGGGGCGCAGGTTGTATAAGATGAAGAACGGGACTAAGGGATTGCAGATTAAGGTTACTGTTGATGACAAG AAGGTATCTCAGGTCATTAGCCACGCTGCTCGCCTGAATGAAGCATTCTCAGTTGTGAAGCGGGTTCCTGTGGTTCGGCCTTCCCTGCCTTCTGTTGGGATCATAACCTGGCCTGTAATGAGTCTAAAATAA
- the LOC105159570 gene encoding uncharacterized protein LOC105159570 isoform X2 has translation MEVVEATNDFQDWDVVQSNSGSESASVNSFDEIDSGGLIQTNYFSLDAHNQYGQDLDDKKSSAPSWVDPRLEEKPARYLNLESGEFWSDSSTQRSDDRKFSDEVAFSLNEKKKVGFQGIREVDEEKCATMVELGRSYSDSNGIEVGSAKLNDSVENPEVGVGGHVNLHDELEILGKEKNENEKIGCGSEVIHENVEKRRGEPEKRGSAWWKMPMEFLRYCVFRVSPVWTGSVVAAALGFVILGRRLYKMKNGTKGLQIKVTVDDKVSQVISHAARLNEAFSVVKRVPVVRPSLPSVGIITWPVMSLK, from the exons ATGGAAGTCGTGGAGGCTACCAATGATTTTCAAGACTGGGATGTCGTTCAGTCCAACTCGGGTTCTGAATCGGCTTCGGTTAACTCGTTCGATGAAATTGATTCTGGAGGCTTAATACAGACCAATTATTTCTCGTTAGACGCTCATAACCAGTATGGGCAGGATTTGGACGATAAAAAATCGAGTGCACCAAGTTGGGTTGATCCGAGGTTGGAGGAGAAACCCGCTAGGTACCTTAATCTGGAGTCCGGTGAGTTCTGGTCCGATTCCAGCACACAACGGTCCGATGACCGCAAGTTCAGCGATGAAGTGGCTTTCTCCCTGAACGAGAAGAAAAAGGTGGGCTTTCAAGGAATTAGGGAAGTAGATGAGGAAAAATGCGCAACGATGGTGGAGTTGGGGAGATCATATTCGGATTCAAATGGAATTGAAGTGGGTTCTGCGAAACTTAATGACTCTGTGGAGAATCCTGAAGTGGGTGTGGGAGGCCACGTTAATTTGCATGATGAGTTGGAGATTTTaggcaaagaaaaaaatgaaaatgagaagATTGGATGCGGGAGCGAAGTTATCCATGAGAATGTGGAAAAGAGACGAGGTGAGCCTGAAAAGAGGGGCTCGGCATGGTGGAAGATGCCAATGGAGTTTCTACGGTACTGTGTCTTTCGAGTGAGTCCGGTGTGGACAGGCTCTGTGGTCGCGGCTGCATTGGGGTTTGTGATTTTGGGGCGCAGGTTGTATAAGATGAAGAACGGGACTAAGGGATTGCAGATTAAGGTTACTGTTGATGACAAG GTATCTCAGGTCATTAGCCACGCTGCTCGCCTGAATGAAGCATTCTCAGTTGTGAAGCGGGTTCCTGTGGTTCGGCCTTCCCTGCCTTCTGTTGGGATCATAACCTGGCCTGTAATGAGTCTAAAATAA